The following are encoded in a window of Bdellovibrio svalbardensis genomic DNA:
- the obgE gene encoding GTPase ObgE has protein sequence MKFIDEVRITLASGHGGPGCVSFRRESMQARGGPDGGDGGKGGDLVIRTSRHINSLVDLRQNKRYAARNGGMGSGRQRTGQDAEDLVLIVPEGTIFRNMDGEIIIDMTGINEHVLLKGGRGGKGNEFFKTSVNQAPEHAQPGEEGQEIEVKLELKLIADVGIIGFPNAGKSTLISRISAAKPKIADYPFTTLTPNLGVVKAGDYSSFVVADIPGLVKGAHEGVGLGIQFLKHVERTRIFIHLVDASGMSGRDPLQDFEDINYELKMYDENNKDKEGFFPLSTRPQFVVLNKIDTLSSDQLQKLLNSFKKITGTAPLAISAVTGTNINELVVELGRQILKQEEE, from the coding sequence ATGAAATTTATCGACGAAGTTAGAATCACATTAGCCTCTGGTCACGGTGGCCCTGGATGCGTCAGTTTTCGCAGAGAATCTATGCAGGCTCGTGGCGGCCCGGATGGTGGCGACGGCGGTAAAGGTGGCGATCTCGTTATCCGCACCTCAAGACATATCAACTCTCTTGTAGATCTAAGACAAAATAAAAGATACGCAGCTAGAAATGGCGGGATGGGCTCTGGCCGTCAGCGCACAGGACAAGATGCGGAAGACCTTGTATTAATCGTTCCTGAGGGAACAATCTTCCGTAATATGGATGGTGAGATTATCATCGATATGACTGGAATCAATGAGCACGTTCTTCTTAAGGGCGGTCGCGGCGGTAAGGGAAATGAATTTTTCAAAACCAGCGTGAACCAAGCTCCAGAGCATGCCCAACCTGGCGAAGAAGGCCAAGAGATCGAAGTTAAACTCGAACTTAAGCTTATCGCGGATGTTGGTATCATTGGATTCCCTAATGCAGGGAAGTCGACTTTGATTTCTCGTATCTCGGCAGCAAAACCAAAAATCGCAGACTATCCGTTTACAACCCTAACTCCAAACTTGGGAGTGGTTAAAGCGGGCGACTACAGTTCATTTGTGGTTGCGGATATTCCGGGTCTTGTGAAAGGCGCGCACGAAGGTGTGGGTCTTGGAATTCAATTCCTGAAGCACGTTGAACGTACGCGCATCTTCATTCACTTGGTAGATGCATCAGGTATGTCAGGACGTGATCCTCTTCAGGATTTCGAAGACATCAATTATGAATTAAAAATGTACGATGAGAACAACAAGGACAAAGAGGGTTTCTTCCCTCTATCTACGCGTCCTCAGTTCGTTGTGCTCAATAAAATCGACACTCTCAGTTCCGATCAATTGCAGAAACTTTTGAATTCATTCAAAAAAATAACCGGCACTGCTCCGTTGGCCATTTCTGCTGTGACCGGCACGAACATCAATGAACTTGTTGTTGAGTTGGGTCGTCAAATCTTGAAACAGGAAGAAGAATAA
- the rimO gene encoding 30S ribosomal protein S12 methylthiotransferase RimO: MKQETSENKKVHFISLGCPKNLVDSEIMAGTLMKDGYQVVGEAEDADTVIVNTCGFIEDSKKESIQRILDMSDLKQQGKVKKVVVAGCLTQRYKDDLVEGLPEADLFVGSGEFQNIAKILKKSDEGEKQKTFFNLPTYLQEEETPRVNSQPGHRAYIKISEGCMKRCAFCAIPLIRGNLQSRSIDAIVAEARLLVAGGVKELIVISHDFTDYGWDIRRKDPTRKESPVELLKALDAVEGLQWIRLMYLYPDGITQEMVQVIKNSTKIVKYFDMPLQHINDAVLKSMNRKMTRDEVETALMNIREHIPDAVIRTQFIVGFPGETEEQFEELLQFIADQQFDRVGCFQYSPEENTPGGKMENQIDAETKQYRHDAVMEIQQNISRDKHRDFVGKTIDVIVEGFSEETDLLLQGRFWGQAPDIDGVVLINDGQAEVGDMVKVHITDSLEYDLLGEIVTPN; this comes from the coding sequence ATGAAACAAGAGACCTCTGAAAATAAAAAAGTCCATTTTATCAGCCTAGGTTGCCCTAAGAATCTAGTAGACAGCGAGATCATGGCCGGTACTTTGATGAAGGACGGCTATCAAGTTGTGGGCGAAGCTGAAGATGCTGACACAGTTATCGTGAACACTTGCGGTTTTATCGAAGATTCAAAAAAGGAATCTATCCAAAGAATTTTGGATATGAGCGATTTGAAACAACAAGGTAAAGTGAAGAAGGTCGTCGTCGCGGGTTGCCTTACTCAACGTTATAAAGATGATCTTGTAGAAGGTCTTCCTGAAGCCGACCTTTTCGTAGGTTCTGGTGAGTTCCAAAACATCGCAAAAATCTTGAAAAAGTCAGATGAAGGTGAAAAGCAAAAGACCTTCTTCAATCTTCCAACTTATTTGCAAGAGGAAGAAACTCCACGCGTGAACTCTCAACCGGGTCACCGTGCTTATATCAAAATCTCTGAAGGTTGCATGAAGCGTTGTGCTTTCTGTGCGATCCCTTTGATTCGTGGAAATCTACAATCACGCTCTATTGACGCGATCGTGGCAGAAGCGAGACTTTTGGTTGCTGGCGGCGTTAAAGAATTGATCGTGATCAGCCATGACTTCACGGATTATGGTTGGGATATTCGTCGTAAAGATCCAACTCGCAAAGAAAGTCCTGTTGAGCTTTTGAAAGCTTTGGATGCAGTTGAAGGTCTTCAGTGGATCCGCTTGATGTACTTGTATCCAGATGGAATCACTCAAGAGATGGTTCAAGTAATCAAAAACAGCACTAAAATCGTGAAGTACTTCGACATGCCTTTGCAGCATATCAATGATGCTGTTTTGAAAAGCATGAATCGCAAAATGACTCGTGATGAAGTTGAAACAGCTTTGATGAACATCCGCGAACATATTCCAGATGCAGTTATCAGAACTCAATTCATCGTGGGTTTCCCTGGCGAAACTGAAGAGCAATTTGAAGAGTTGTTGCAATTCATCGCAGATCAACAGTTTGATCGCGTAGGTTGCTTCCAATATTCACCGGAAGAGAATACTCCGGGTGGAAAAATGGAAAACCAAATTGATGCTGAAACCAAGCAATACCGTCACGATGCAGTGATGGAGATTCAGCAAAACATTTCCCGCGATAAACATCGCGATTTCGTTGGTAAGACTATCGACGTTATCGTTGAAGGTTTCAGCGAAGAGACTGATTTGTTGTTGCAAGGTCGTTTCTGGGGCCAAGCTCCAGATATCGATGGCGTTGTACTTATCAATGACGGACAAGCCGAAGTCGGCGATATGGTTAAAGTGCATATCACCGACAGTTTGGAATACGATCTTCTAGGTGAGATCGTTACCCCAAATTAG
- a CDS encoding tetratricopeptide repeat protein — protein MKYRLNFNRFLFTLFLSFVSFLNISSAESSTSGQVKKDNSKVTSPSVAPTPVADLTPTPTKTTEAATNTDAHAVAATPIDPLDAKIESLKAEIHKNPRNIKKIVELADLFYKKQDYEKTTLLLWKQIDKLDRPAIILLAKAHEQKKEPAEMIRALNILIGKDEKDFEAYSLLGNAYTLQKKNKDALDSYKKAIEINSKYEPAYLGIANLYEKRNPPNLYELRILFQDMIDNLGPKPEFFQKLCEVNAQDDNTFEAAIETCKQATTKDPKTANAFVNLGNSLKIAGKEEEANATLKKAANDFPKSEFAQYTYGKVLEDQKNTVDAMKYYKAGTEADPTAARSWLGLATMSFEIKKFEVSLIAYKNACKYDRKYAVNFRKATTALRNSKYTEWVGKFEAGAEACP, from the coding sequence ATGAAATACAGACTGAATTTCAATCGCTTCCTATTTACTTTGTTCTTGTCTTTTGTCTCATTCTTAAACATCTCCTCTGCTGAATCCTCGACCTCTGGTCAGGTAAAAAAAGACAATAGCAAAGTGACATCTCCCTCTGTCGCTCCGACACCTGTCGCAGATTTAACCCCAACACCAACTAAAACGACAGAAGCTGCAACAAACACAGATGCCCATGCAGTCGCAGCGACGCCCATAGATCCCTTGGATGCCAAGATTGAAAGTTTGAAGGCAGAAATTCACAAGAATCCACGCAACATCAAAAAAATTGTCGAGCTCGCTGACTTATTCTACAAAAAACAGGATTATGAAAAGACGACTCTGCTTTTATGGAAACAAATCGACAAGCTTGACCGACCGGCAATCATTCTTTTAGCTAAAGCTCATGAGCAAAAGAAAGAGCCTGCTGAAATGATTCGCGCCTTGAATATTCTGATAGGAAAAGATGAGAAGGACTTCGAGGCTTACAGTCTGCTCGGCAACGCTTACACTCTCCAGAAGAAAAATAAAGACGCCCTCGATAGCTACAAAAAAGCCATTGAGATCAACTCCAAGTATGAGCCGGCTTATCTGGGAATCGCCAATCTTTATGAGAAACGCAATCCGCCGAATCTTTACGAATTGCGTATTCTGTTCCAAGACATGATCGACAACCTCGGCCCCAAGCCAGAGTTCTTCCAAAAACTATGCGAAGTGAATGCCCAGGACGACAACACCTTTGAGGCGGCCATTGAAACTTGCAAACAGGCGACCACCAAAGACCCAAAAACAGCAAATGCTTTTGTAAATTTAGGCAACAGCCTCAAGATTGCGGGTAAAGAGGAAGAGGCTAATGCCACACTCAAGAAGGCCGCCAATGACTTCCCGAAATCTGAATTCGCACAATACACCTATGGCAAGGTCCTAGAAGACCAAAAGAACACCGTAGACGCGATGAAATACTATAAGGCAGGTACAGAGGCTGACCCAACGGCCGCACGCAGCTGGCTGGGCCTGGCGACAATGTCATTTGAAATTAAAAAATTCGAGGTCTCATTGATTGCTTACAAGAATGCGTGCAAGTACGACCGAAAATATGCCGTGAACTTTAGAAAAGCGACCACGGCACTAAGAAATTCAAAATATACAGAATGGGTTGGAAAGTTCGAGGCAGGCGCTGAGGCCTGCCCGTAG
- a CDS encoding protein-glutamine glutaminase family protein, translated as MKSIVGVLFSFAVLIPFLAEARGLSAHRHAGESYQQAAARNYPRHIELVGSRPSTPDRIKKPLQKLDLKEIPDVGSLPDLENQFKYVRDTRFMADSHFPRRLTWMYPDDGCYARAEMVSQKIIAQHFTEPKKIFVFGNLSAKTTNAPGGSVQWWYHVAVIYRVGQVAYVVDPALNPQKPMTLTEWNKAVGGEQTKVQYAICSHDTFDPDSDCYGPLPMSAAQAEAEQSGFLQDEWDRLLELNRSPEKELGDFPPWL; from the coding sequence ATGAAAAGTATTGTAGGGGTTCTTTTCTCGTTCGCTGTTCTCATTCCATTTCTAGCTGAAGCTCGTGGCTTATCAGCGCATCGCCATGCCGGAGAGTCCTATCAGCAAGCTGCTGCTAGAAACTATCCTCGTCATATCGAGCTTGTTGGTAGCAGGCCTTCCACTCCTGACAGAATCAAGAAACCACTTCAGAAGTTAGATCTTAAAGAGATCCCTGATGTAGGTTCTCTTCCAGATTTGGAAAATCAGTTTAAATATGTTCGAGACACTCGCTTTATGGCGGACTCTCATTTCCCCCGCCGTCTTACTTGGATGTACCCGGATGACGGATGCTACGCGCGAGCAGAGATGGTTTCTCAAAAAATAATCGCCCAACACTTCACCGAGCCTAAAAAGATCTTCGTTTTCGGAAACCTTTCCGCAAAGACTACGAATGCTCCAGGGGGCTCCGTTCAATGGTGGTATCATGTCGCTGTAATTTATCGCGTAGGACAAGTGGCTTACGTTGTGGATCCGGCATTGAATCCACAGAAACCTATGACTTTGACAGAGTGGAACAAGGCCGTTGGTGGCGAGCAAACAAAAGTGCAATACGCAATTTGCTCTCATGACACCTTCGATCCAGACTCTGACTGTTACGGCCCACTTCCAATGAGCGCAGCCCAAGCAGAGGCAGAACAAAGTGGCTTCCTTCAAGACGAATGGGACCGTTTGTTAGAACTCAACCGCAGTCCAGAAAAAGAGCTGGGCGATTTCCCACCTTGGCTCTAA
- the rplU gene encoding 50S ribosomal protein L21 yields MYAIIRTGGKQYKVQAGDVVQVDKVEHKLGSEFDINEILMVGGESTHVGQPLVKGAKVTVVVTKQAKTKKEIVFKKKRRQGYRKFATHKQEFTELFVKAITSPDGKVTKTDATPNVVDVAAKRAEAEQARIAARKERAANKSKGEEVVKKAAKKVVAKKKVAKKVVKKTAKKATKAGAKKKVAKKTSKKA; encoded by the coding sequence ATGTACGCGATTATTCGTACTGGCGGTAAGCAATATAAAGTTCAAGCTGGTGATGTGGTTCAAGTTGATAAAGTTGAACACAAGCTTGGTTCAGAGTTTGATATCAACGAAATCTTGATGGTTGGTGGTGAGTCCACTCATGTTGGTCAACCTCTAGTTAAAGGTGCGAAAGTAACTGTTGTAGTTACTAAGCAAGCTAAAACTAAAAAAGAAATCGTTTTCAAAAAGAAACGTCGTCAAGGATACAGAAAGTTTGCAACTCACAAACAAGAGTTCACTGAACTATTTGTGAAAGCAATCACTTCTCCAGACGGAAAAGTAACTAAAACAGATGCTACGCCTAACGTAGTAGACGTTGCTGCAAAACGCGCTGAAGCTGAACAAGCTCGCATCGCGGCTCGCAAAGAACGCGCTGCTAACAAATCTAAAGGCGAAGAAGTTGTAAAAAAAGCTGCTAAAAAAGTAGTTGCTAAGAAGAAAGTTGCTAAGAAAGTAGTTAAAAAGACTGCTAAAAAAGCAACTAAAGCTGGCGCGAAGAAAAAAGTAGCTAAAAAGACTTCTAAAAAAGCGTAA
- a CDS encoding type IV pilus twitching motility protein PilT, whose amino-acid sequence MATIDELFKLMVEQGASDLHVTSGAAPFLRLHGNMVPLNYRELTNQDVQGLIFEILSEKQKKAFVEKWELDFAYTLAGIGRFRCNIFMQRKGLGAVFRIIPEKIKTAQELGLPPAVMDMIDCDRGLILVTGPTGSGKSTTLAALIHQINMTRESHIITVEDPIEFVHPNIRSLVNQREVGSHTKSFGNALKAALREDPDILLVGELRDLETISLALTAAETGHIVFGTLHTNSAAKTIDRIIDVFPAGQQAQIRTMLAESLRGVVAQTLFSRADGQGRVAAYEIMRNSKAIANLIREGKVHQIASAMQTGANQGMILFEKYIEDLVKKGKVSATDAKTFLGQAGSGDTVAGGGLGATKAKVG is encoded by the coding sequence ATGGCAACAATTGATGAACTGTTTAAACTCATGGTTGAGCAAGGAGCGTCGGACTTACACGTGACGAGTGGCGCCGCACCTTTTCTTCGTCTCCATGGTAACATGGTTCCGCTGAACTATCGCGAACTCACAAATCAAGACGTACAAGGTCTGATCTTCGAAATTCTTTCTGAAAAACAGAAAAAAGCCTTCGTCGAAAAATGGGAACTGGATTTTGCCTACACCCTTGCGGGCATCGGTCGTTTCCGTTGCAACATCTTCATGCAACGAAAAGGACTTGGCGCCGTTTTCCGTATTATTCCTGAGAAAATTAAAACCGCACAAGAATTGGGACTTCCACCTGCAGTGATGGACATGATCGATTGTGATCGTGGTTTGATCTTGGTTACCGGGCCGACAGGCTCTGGTAAATCAACAACGCTGGCCGCTTTGATTCATCAGATCAACATGACACGCGAATCACATATCATTACGGTTGAAGACCCTATCGAATTCGTGCATCCCAACATTCGCTCTTTGGTGAATCAACGTGAAGTTGGAAGCCATACGAAAAGTTTCGGCAATGCCTTGAAGGCTGCTCTGCGTGAAGATCCGGATATCTTGCTCGTGGGTGAGTTGCGTGACTTGGAGACTATTTCTCTAGCCTTAACTGCTGCAGAAACAGGTCATATCGTTTTCGGTACTCTTCATACAAACAGTGCTGCGAAAACAATCGATCGTATCATCGACGTTTTCCCAGCGGGGCAACAAGCTCAAATTCGCACCATGCTTGCGGAAAGCTTGCGTGGAGTTGTCGCACAAACCCTCTTCTCTCGAGCGGACGGCCAAGGGCGCGTGGCTGCTTATGAAATCATGAGAAACTCAAAAGCCATTGCCAACCTTATTCGTGAGGGCAAAGTCCATCAAATTGCTTCAGCAATGCAAACTGGTGCAAACCAAGGCATGATCTTGTTTGAGAAATACATTGAAGATCTTGTTAAAAAAGGAAAGGTTTCAGCAACAGATGCGAAAACTTTCTTGGGTCAAGCCGGCAGTGGTGACACCGTTGCCGGTGGTGGATTGGGTGCCACTAAAGCAAAAGTTGGATAA
- a CDS encoding 23S rRNA (pseudouridine(1915)-N(3))-methyltransferase RlmH yields MKFVLYNLATAKEAWADEVCELYKKKISFFIPFDVQSLKAKKSAREDADFKRNEESELILKNISNDDYVVLFDERGSNFDSIQFAKKVEGILGSSKKRAVFIIGGAFGVNEDVRKRADMKVALSPMVMNHLMAQAMSLEQIYRAFTIIKKLPYHNI; encoded by the coding sequence ATGAAGTTCGTCTTGTACAATCTCGCCACGGCTAAAGAAGCTTGGGCCGATGAAGTCTGCGAATTGTACAAGAAGAAGATCTCGTTTTTTATACCCTTCGACGTTCAAAGTCTGAAAGCCAAGAAGTCTGCTCGTGAAGATGCAGACTTCAAGCGCAACGAAGAATCAGAACTCATTCTCAAAAACATCAGTAACGACGATTATGTTGTCTTGTTTGATGAACGCGGCTCTAATTTCGATTCCATCCAATTCGCAAAAAAAGTAGAAGGCATCTTAGGCAGCTCTAAGAAGCGCGCCGTATTCATTATTGGTGGAGCTTTTGGCGTTAATGAAGACGTTCGCAAGCGCGCCGACATGAAAGTGGCTCTTTCGCCAATGGTAATGAATCACCTTATGGCTCAGGCAATGAGTCTCGAACAAATCTATCGAGCCTTCACAATCATCAAGAAACTGCCATACCATAACATTTAG
- a CDS encoding DUF2203 domain-containing protein has protein sequence MIEINRKKTFSLQDARQLLPIVYRLTEESCREVKTHVNRIEAYSDKSHPSVAVIEEQINAIIERWQTKVAKLGGEPKGLWMADFDNGKGYFCWKYPEIEINHWHGYQDGFSGRIVIE, from the coding sequence GTGATTGAGATCAATCGCAAGAAGACTTTTAGTTTGCAGGATGCACGTCAGTTATTGCCGATAGTTTATCGCCTTACTGAAGAGTCATGTCGTGAAGTTAAAACTCATGTGAATCGTATTGAAGCCTATTCTGATAAATCTCACCCTTCAGTGGCCGTAATTGAAGAGCAAATTAACGCCATTATTGAGCGTTGGCAGACCAAAGTAGCCAAATTAGGCGGGGAGCCTAAAGGTTTGTGGATGGCCGATTTTGACAACGGGAAGGGCTACTTTTGCTGGAAGTACCCAGAGATTGAAATAAATCACTGGCATGGCTACCAAGACGGATTTTCTGGGCGTATAGTCATTGAATGA
- the nadD gene encoding nicotinate (nicotinamide) nucleotide adenylyltransferase: MKIGIFGGSFNPPHMGHINAIQTVAKKMGLSKIHVVPAAQNPLKTPVEGPTAEQRLELTKLAFASYGDTYFVDDQELKRGGKSYTIDTVLELRKTYDAADLYLIVGADKFEELAQWKDYQKILSEVNLVITTRPGYDVPESLDEMPAYLKPLVADFDFNFIELTTGRNIQFITLRDIEISSSEVRKWLRTGKPVEKYLPLAVESYIKDHKLYRNLGERISDYKKFAEFCANVLFAKKGINVRAFDLTKMTAPSEYTVIASGTSTRHAAAMAENIVMAVKEEYNLHPLSVEGIDEGRWVLVDYGSLIVHLFYDFVRQEYSLENLWRQGIDLGLKDPDAGKTGPQ; the protein is encoded by the coding sequence ATGAAAATCGGTATTTTTGGTGGAAGCTTTAATCCTCCGCACATGGGCCATATCAACGCCATTCAAACAGTGGCGAAGAAAATGGGTTTGTCTAAAATTCATGTGGTTCCAGCAGCTCAAAATCCTCTTAAAACTCCGGTAGAAGGCCCCACAGCAGAACAACGTCTTGAATTGACGAAGTTGGCTTTTGCTTCTTACGGTGACACATATTTCGTCGACGACCAGGAACTAAAACGTGGTGGCAAAAGCTACACAATCGATACAGTTCTTGAGCTTCGCAAAACTTACGATGCCGCTGATTTGTATTTGATCGTTGGCGCTGACAAGTTTGAAGAGTTGGCACAATGGAAAGACTATCAAAAGATTCTTTCTGAAGTGAATTTGGTGATCACGACTCGTCCTGGGTACGATGTTCCTGAATCATTGGATGAAATGCCGGCTTACTTGAAGCCTTTGGTAGCTGATTTCGATTTCAACTTCATCGAGTTGACAACAGGTCGTAATATTCAGTTCATCACTTTGCGTGATATCGAGATTTCTTCCAGCGAAGTGCGCAAATGGCTTCGTACTGGAAAGCCTGTGGAAAAATATCTTCCATTGGCGGTTGAGTCTTATATCAAAGATCATAAGCTTTACAGAAATCTTGGCGAGCGTATCAGCGACTATAAGAAATTTGCTGAGTTCTGCGCGAATGTTTTGTTCGCTAAAAAAGGTATCAATGTTCGTGCCTTTGATTTGACGAAAATGACTGCGCCAAGCGAATACACTGTGATCGCATCTGGTACGTCAACACGTCACGCGGCTGCGATGGCCGAAAATATCGTGATGGCCGTTAAAGAAGAATACAATCTTCATCCACTCAGTGTTGAGGGAATCGACGAGGGCCGCTGGGTTCTTGTGGATTATGGTTCTTTGATCGTTCACTTGTTCTATGATTTTGTTCGTCAAGAATACAGTCTTGAAAACTTGTGGAGACAAGGTATCGATCTAGGATTGAAAGATCCAGATGCTGGTAAAACAGGACCTCAGTAG
- a CDS encoding LolA family protein, which translates to MIRNISILFFALSLSVTGFAAQKSNETLQKLSKKYRSAKLVEMDVEKTVKLELQGRETKYDGKIYLANGKFRWENTTPEETLLVFDGTTIWSVQTPPKEFGGAPQVARGKVDKKTKSQILISSLLGGDLEKNFKVVKEEKGSDVVKIEVAPQGNELSVKSLNLVIDAKKNQMTELSYKDDLGNLTTMKFSKIQFLKKADSSKFKYQPPKGAQVTDL; encoded by the coding sequence ATGATTAGAAATATCAGCATCTTGTTTTTTGCCTTAAGCCTGTCCGTAACTGGATTTGCTGCGCAGAAATCAAACGAAACACTGCAAAAGCTTTCCAAGAAATATCGTTCTGCCAAGTTGGTGGAGATGGATGTGGAAAAAACCGTGAAACTTGAACTTCAAGGCCGTGAGACCAAGTACGATGGCAAGATCTATCTTGCGAACGGAAAGTTTCGCTGGGAAAACACCACGCCTGAAGAAACATTGTTAGTGTTTGATGGCACGACAATTTGGAGTGTGCAGACTCCTCCAAAGGAATTTGGTGGGGCTCCACAAGTAGCGCGTGGCAAAGTTGATAAAAAGACGAAATCACAAATCCTCATCTCATCTTTATTGGGTGGCGATTTAGAGAAGAATTTTAAAGTTGTTAAAGAAGAGAAGGGCAGCGACGTTGTAAAAATTGAAGTCGCTCCTCAAGGAAATGAATTGTCTGTGAAGTCTTTGAATCTGGTGATAGATGCAAAGAAGAATCAGATGACAGAACTTTCCTACAAAGATGATTTGGGAAATCTCACGACGATGAAGTTTTCTAAAATCCAATTTTTGAAAAAAGCAGATAGTTCAAAGTTTAAATATCAACCACCTAAAGGTGCACAGGTAACCGACCTATGA
- the rpmA gene encoding 50S ribosomal protein L27 translates to MASKKAGGSTKNGRDSQSKRLGVKRFGGEKVLAGTIIVRQRGTKFHVGNNVKIGRDHTIYSVIEGLVKFERFAKDRFKISVYPKAV, encoded by the coding sequence ATGGCAAGTAAAAAGGCCGGTGGTAGTACAAAGAATGGTCGTGATTCACAGAGTAAACGCCTTGGCGTAAAACGCTTCGGTGGAGAAAAAGTTCTTGCGGGAACTATCATTGTTCGTCAACGCGGAACTAAATTCCACGTTGGTAACAACGTAAAAATCGGTCGTGATCACACGATCTATTCTGTAATCGAAGGTCTCGTTAAGTTTGAACGTTTCGCAAAAGATCGTTTCAAAATCAGTGTTTATCCTAAAGCAGTTTAG
- a CDS encoding Rne/Rng family ribonuclease yields MSAEILINVRPQETRVAYVDGGVLSDLKIERKTSPTLVGAIHRGTVIRVLPGMQAAFVDIGLEKAAFLYVGDIREDVDDNFLTNVDRDEPLEMDGDDDKPPTHHNIKTPIQDLLKEGQSILVQVAKDPLGTKGARLTTHLSLPGRFVVFLPTVRHLGISRRIEDEGERERLRKLVQKINPSGGVIVRTAGEGASEEMLKADIEYLDRLSKEIFKNYEKKKTPGALHTELDVELRALRDLMSENVTSVWVDDVEIHKKVVKFVSQFMPKYKQNIVLYEERKPLFDLYDIDIEISRSMERKIWLKSGGYIVIDEAEALVVIDVNTGKFVGKKDLEDTILKTNLEAVREAAHQLRIRNCGGIIIIDFIDMEKESHREKVMEAFAEELEKDRARTNVVSMSQLGLVEMTRKRIRPSLIKTLCEPCSYCDGKGYIKRKSTVANEIFRELERDADMLTNKKTNVVIHCHSEVVDWIYEVEGESLESIEKKLGRSVAFKIEPNYHLEQYEIFFV; encoded by the coding sequence GTGTCTGCAGAAATTCTCATCAATGTTAGACCTCAGGAAACCCGTGTTGCCTATGTCGACGGCGGCGTTCTCTCAGATTTGAAGATCGAACGAAAAACATCACCAACTTTGGTCGGGGCCATTCATCGCGGAACAGTCATTCGTGTTCTTCCAGGAATGCAGGCGGCCTTTGTGGATATCGGTCTGGAAAAGGCGGCTTTTCTCTATGTCGGCGATATTCGTGAAGACGTTGACGACAACTTTCTGACCAACGTGGATCGTGATGAACCTCTTGAGATGGATGGTGACGACGACAAGCCACCCACACATCACAATATCAAAACACCGATTCAAGATCTGCTAAAAGAAGGGCAATCCATCCTGGTTCAAGTGGCAAAAGATCCTCTTGGTACAAAGGGCGCACGCCTGACGACTCACTTGTCATTGCCAGGTCGTTTCGTGGTTTTTTTGCCGACGGTTCGTCATCTTGGTATTTCGCGCAGAATTGAAGATGAGGGAGAGCGGGAGCGTCTTCGCAAGCTCGTGCAAAAAATCAATCCTTCCGGCGGTGTCATTGTAAGAACCGCGGGCGAAGGAGCCTCTGAAGAGATGCTCAAGGCCGATATCGAGTATTTGGATCGCTTGAGCAAAGAGATTTTTAAGAATTACGAGAAGAAAAAAACACCAGGGGCGCTTCACACTGAGCTTGATGTCGAACTTCGTGCCCTGCGCGATCTAATGAGTGAAAATGTCACGAGCGTTTGGGTGGATGACGTTGAAATTCACAAAAAAGTTGTGAAATTTGTTTCGCAGTTCATGCCGAAATACAAACAGAACATCGTTCTTTATGAAGAGCGCAAGCCCCTGTTCGATCTTTATGACATCGATATCGAGATTTCTCGTTCGATGGAAAGAAAGATATGGCTGAAATCTGGTGGATACATCGTGATTGACGAGGCGGAAGCACTGGTCGTCATCGACGTGAACACCGGCAAGTTTGTCGGCAAAAAAGATCTTGAAGATACTATCTTGAAAACAAATCTGGAAGCGGTTCGCGAGGCGGCTCATCAGCTGAGAATTCGTAACTGCGGCGGTATTATCATTATCGACTTCATCGATATGGAAAAGGAATCTCATCGCGAAAAAGTGATGGAAGCTTTCGCTGAGGAGCTTGAAAAGGACCGCGCCAGAACAAACGTTGTTTCAATGTCTCAATTGGGATTGGTTGAAATGACCCGTAAGCGTATTCGCCCAAGTTTGATTAAGACTCTGTGCGAACCATGCTCTTATTGCGACGGTAAAGGCTATATCAAGCGCAAATCCACAGTGGCGAATGAGATCTTCCGTGAGTTGGAGCGCGATGCCGACATGCTAACGAACAAAAAAACCAATGTGGTGATTCATTGCCACAGTGAAGTCGTGGATTGGATCTATGAAGTTGAAGGGGAGAGTCTTGAGAGTATCGAAAAGAAACTCGGCCGCTCTGTCGCCTTCAAGATTGAACCGAATTATCACTTAGAACAATATGAGATATTTTTCGTGTAG